A part of Helicobacter ibis genomic DNA contains:
- the tlyA gene encoding 23S rRNA (cytidine-2'-O)-methyltransferase TlyA: MRLDVACANLGLLESRNKIKEAIKNGLILVNNKVCTKASLNVELGDEISIKDTKHFVSRAANKLDLFLDSCDIDVRDLVVLDIGSSTGGFSQVLLQRGVRLIHCVDVGSNQLHKSIKEDTRVVCYENTDIREFEASIKSYSMIVCDVSFISVFQILHKIEELLDGIFILLFKPQFEVGKDVRRNKKGVVLDREKIMLSLENIRETLQNRGFEMLKIEESKLKGKEGNEEFFIATRRYKVS, encoded by the coding sequence ATGAGGCTTGATGTAGCGTGTGCGAATCTTGGATTACTGGAATCTAGAAATAAAATAAAAGAAGCAATAAAAAATGGGCTTATACTAGTAAATAATAAAGTATGCACAAAGGCTTCATTAAATGTAGAATTAGGTGATGAAATAAGCATAAAAGATACAAAGCACTTTGTAAGTAGGGCTGCAAATAAGCTTGATTTGTTCTTAGATTCTTGTGATATTGATGTTAGGGATTTGGTTGTGCTTGATATTGGTTCTAGCACTGGTGGGTTTAGTCAAGTCTTGCTTCAAAGAGGGGTTAGGCTAATACATTGTGTAGATGTTGGAAGTAATCAACTTCATAAAAGTATAAAAGAAGACACTAGGGTAGTATGCTATGAAAATACAGATATAAGAGAGTTTGAAGCTAGCATTAAATCTTATTCTATGATAGTTTGTGATGTGTCTTTTATTTCAGTGTTTCAGATATTGCATAAAATTGAAGAATTATTAGATGGAATCTTTATTCTGCTTTTTAAGCCTCAATTTGAAGTAGGGAAAGATGTTAGAAGAAATAAAAAAGGTGTTGTGTTAGATAGAGAAAAAATAATGCTATCTTTAGAGAACATTAGAGAAACTTTACAAAATAGAGGGTTTGAGATGCTAAAAATAGAAGAATCTAAATTAAAGGGTAAGGAAGGAAATGAAGAGTTTTTTATCGCTACAAGACGATATAAAGTTAGCTAG
- a CDS encoding UDP-glucose dehydrogenase family protein: MNISVIGTGYVGLVSGTCFAEMGNKVSCVDVLEEKINNLKEGKIPIYEPSLESLVIKNYKNGNLSFTTSLKDSIINSNIVFIAVGTPMGEDGSADLQYVLSVAKDIGENMQSPLVVVNKSTVPVGTASKVREVIEGELQKRGVSIDFSVASNPEFLKEGDAVNDFLKPDRIVVGAEDTWAKDMLRELYMPFNRTNNRLIIMDIKSAEMTKYAANAMLATKISFMNEIANICEAVGANVNEVRIGIGSDNRIGYSFIYPGCGYGGSCFPKDVKALSKIALDNNVEPKLINAVELVNENQKKILSKKIVRHFGENLEGRTFAIWGLSFKPETDDMREASSIVLIDELLKRGAKVQCYDPKAMEEAKKFYLKDKVGVSYADNKYDALNNCDALVLVTEWKEFRSPDFSEIKERLKEAVIFDGRNQYSTCNLDGIKYYEIGVKHA, encoded by the coding sequence GCTGTGTAGATGTGTTAGAAGAAAAAATAAATAATCTCAAAGAAGGCAAAATACCAATTTATGAACCCAGCTTAGAATCTCTTGTAATAAAAAATTATAAAAATGGAAATTTAAGCTTTACTACTTCTTTAAAAGATTCGATTATAAATAGCAATATAGTTTTTATAGCTGTTGGGACACCTATGGGTGAAGATGGAAGTGCTGATTTGCAATATGTATTAAGCGTAGCAAAAGACATAGGAGAAAATATGCAATCTCCGTTAGTTGTAGTAAATAAATCAACCGTTCCTGTCGGCACTGCTAGTAAGGTTAGAGAAGTTATAGAAGGTGAGCTTCAAAAAAGAGGAGTTTCTATTGATTTTAGCGTTGCTTCAAATCCGGAGTTTTTAAAAGAAGGAGATGCTGTAAATGATTTTCTAAAACCAGATAGAATAGTTGTTGGTGCAGAGGATACTTGGGCGAAGGATATGTTAAGGGAACTTTATATGCCATTTAATAGAACAAATAATAGGTTAATAATAATGGATATAAAAAGTGCAGAAATGACAAAATATGCTGCAAATGCAATGCTTGCTACAAAAATTAGCTTTATGAATGAAATAGCAAATATTTGTGAAGCTGTTGGTGCAAATGTCAATGAAGTAAGAATTGGTATTGGCAGTGATAATAGAATTGGATATAGCTTTATTTATCCTGGGTGTGGATATGGTGGGAGTTGCTTCCCAAAAGATGTAAAAGCACTATCAAAAATAGCACTTGACAATAATGTAGAGCCAAAGTTAATAAATGCAGTGGAGCTAGTAAATGAAAATCAAAAAAAGATTCTAAGTAAAAAGATAGTTAGACATTTTGGGGAGAATTTAGAAGGTAGGACTTTTGCAATTTGGGGGCTTAGCTTCAAGCCAGAGACAGATGATATGAGAGAGGCTAGTTCTATAGTGTTAATTGATGAGTTATTAAAGAGGGGTGCAAAGGTGCAGTGCTATGATCCAAAGGCAATGGAAGAGGCAAAGAAGTTTTATTTAAAAGATAAAGTAGGTGTTAGCTATGCAGATAATAAATATGATGCTCTAAACAATTGTGATGCTTTGGTATTAGTTACGGAGTGGAAGGAATTTAGAAGCCCTGATTTTAGTGAAATAAAAGAAAGATTAAAAGAAGCAGTAATATTTGATGGCAGGAATCAATATAGCACTTGTAATTTAGATGGGATTAAATATTATGAAATTGGAGTAAAACATGCTTAG